In a genomic window of Nyctibius grandis isolate bNycGra1 chromosome 4, bNycGra1.pri, whole genome shotgun sequence:
- the DTD2 gene encoding D-aminoacyl-tRNA deacylase 2 isoform X2, with product MAAARPALARALLQQCLSARLQVKPPERGSEAEWVEIQRGLVIYICFFKGADEDLVPKIGDVLIIPQATLGGKLKGRKMQYHANIEKEKGLELYSQFVSLCEKELAANAKCVEAGVLIQHGTYGNRQVLKLDTNGPYTHLIEF from the exons atggcggcggcgcggccggcgcTGGCTCgggccctgctgcagcagtgcctgTCCGCCCGGCTGCAGGTGAAGCCGCCCGAGCGCGGCTCCGAGGCCGAGTGGGTGGAG ATCCAGAGAGGGCTTGTTATCTACATATGCTTCTTCAAAGGTGCTGATGAGGATCTTGTTCCAAAAATTG GCGATGTGCTAATCATACCACAAGCTACCCTAGGTGGTAaactgaagggaagaaagatgCAATACCATGCAaacattgaaaaagaaaaagggctgGAACTTTATTCTCAGTTTGTGAGTTTGTGTGAAAAAGAACTGGCTGCCAATGCCAAATGCGTGGAAGCAGGTGTTCTCATCCAGCACGGCACATACGGAAACAGGCAGGTGTTAAAACTGGATACAAATGGACCTTACACTCATCTGAttgaattttga
- the DTD2 gene encoding D-aminoacyl-tRNA deacylase 2 isoform X1: MAAARPALARALLQQCLSARLQVKPPERGSEAEWVEIQRGLVIYICFFKGADEDLVPKIVNMLLNVKLSENESGEYVSVLDLPGDVLIIPQATLGGKLKGRKMQYHANIEKEKGLELYSQFVSLCEKELAANAKCVEAGVLIQHGTYGNRQVLKLDTNGPYTHLIEF, encoded by the exons atggcggcggcgcggccggcgcTGGCTCgggccctgctgcagcagtgcctgTCCGCCCGGCTGCAGGTGAAGCCGCCCGAGCGCGGCTCCGAGGCCGAGTGGGTGGAG ATCCAGAGAGGGCTTGTTATCTACATATGCTTCTTCAAAGGTGCTGATGAGGATCTTGTTCCAAAAATTG tcaATATGCTGTTGAATGTTAAATTAAGTGAAAATGAAAGCGGCGAATACGTTTCTGTTCTTGATTTACCAGGCGATGTGCTAATCATACCACAAGCTACCCTAGGTGGTAaactgaagggaagaaagatgCAATACCATGCAaacattgaaaaagaaaaagggctgGAACTTTATTCTCAGTTTGTGAGTTTGTGTGAAAAAGAACTGGCTGCCAATGCCAAATGCGTGGAAGCAGGTGTTCTCATCCAGCACGGCACATACGGAAACAGGCAGGTGTTAAAACTGGATACAAATGGACCTTACACTCATCTGAttgaattttga